A window of the Desulforegula conservatrix Mb1Pa genome harbors these coding sequences:
- a CDS encoding DUF4279 domain-containing protein codes for MLIEIMEQFTIRIAGFGLPDEFITDSLGLNALNVNRKGEIWNIRTGKCYEENIIFVKDKTTYESGFEEALDRLIVLFNSCPMISELFTKCSYKELQIWASMGDEKLVPSIHLSPEHVLFLSSINAHIDIDII; via the coding sequence ATGCTAATAGAAATTATGGAACAATTTACAATTAGAATAGCAGGCTTTGGATTACCAGATGAATTTATCACGGACTCTTTAGGTCTGAATGCCTTGAATGTTAATCGTAAAGGTGAAATATGGAATATAAGAACTGGCAAATGCTATGAAGAGAATATTATCTTTGTTAAAGATAAAACGACATATGAATCGGGCTTCGAGGAAGCATTAGATAGATTAATTGTATTGTTTAATAGTTGCCCTATGATTTCAGAACTCTTTACTAAATGCAGTTACAAAGAATTACAAATTTGGGCGTCAATGGGTGATGAAAAATTAGTGCCGAGTATTCATTTATCACCAGAACACGTTTTATTTCTATCATCAATTAATGCGCATATCGATAT